Proteins encoded by one window of Yersinia massiliensis:
- the glsA gene encoding glutaminase A produces the protein MPTDNSKNGIIDYVSTGHLPDPDTVVRLVQEAHQRFGTDTEGVVSTVYPALERIPPNLFGVCMVGTNGKVHSAGDVDYEFTIMSVSKPFVFALVCQAIGAKVAREKLGVNSTGMAFNSVTAIERAADGRTNPMVNSGAIATTSLVPGETSDEQWKFIYDGLCRFAGRELTLNDEVYQSACETNYRNRGIANVLQGYGRLGCDPLVATDLYTRQCSLNVSARDLAVMGATLADGGVNPLTGERVVDNDVCHYALAVMVTAGLYETSGDWLYDIGLPGKSGIGGGIVTVSPGKGGLGTFAPLLDGAGNSVKGQLAARFLSRSLGMDMFVSEPYTEKS, from the coding sequence ATGCCTACAGATAATAGCAAAAATGGAATTATCGACTACGTATCAACCGGACATCTACCTGACCCAGACACGGTAGTGAGATTGGTGCAAGAAGCTCATCAGCGTTTTGGTACAGATACAGAAGGTGTGGTGTCAACCGTTTATCCCGCATTAGAACGTATTCCACCTAATCTCTTTGGTGTCTGCATGGTTGGTACTAACGGCAAGGTGCATTCAGCTGGCGATGTAGATTATGAATTTACCATCATGAGCGTTTCCAAGCCGTTTGTGTTCGCCTTGGTTTGTCAGGCTATCGGGGCAAAAGTTGCCCGCGAAAAATTGGGTGTGAACAGTACCGGAATGGCATTCAACTCCGTCACTGCGATTGAACGCGCCGCCGATGGGCGCACCAATCCCATGGTGAACTCTGGGGCAATTGCGACCACCAGTTTAGTACCGGGGGAGACCAGTGATGAACAATGGAAATTCATTTATGACGGTTTGTGCCGTTTTGCCGGACGTGAATTGACACTGAATGATGAAGTGTATCAGTCAGCCTGTGAAACTAACTACCGCAACCGTGGCATTGCCAATGTGCTGCAAGGGTATGGGCGTCTGGGATGTGACCCGCTTGTGGCGACTGATTTGTATACCCGCCAATGTTCATTGAATGTTAGCGCCCGCGATCTGGCCGTGATGGGGGCAACATTGGCTGATGGAGGCGTTAACCCGCTGACCGGCGAACGAGTCGTGGATAATGATGTGTGTCATTACGCTTTAGCTGTCATGGTCACGGCAGGGTTGTACGAAACCTCGGGAGACTGGCTTTATGACATTGGTTTACCGGGTAAAAGTGGCATCGGTGGTGGCATTGTGACAGTGTCACCAGGTAAAGGAGGCTTAGGGACTTTTGCACCGTTGCTCGATGGTGCGGGAAATAGTGTCAAAGGGCAATTGGCTGCTCGCTTCTTATCACGCAGTCTTGGGATGGACATGTTTGTTTCTGAACCTTACACCGAAAAGAGTTGA
- a CDS encoding glycoside hydrolase family 1 protein, whose amino-acid sequence MKYQFPRDFWWGSASSAPQTEGESLNGGKSATIWDTWFDKQPGRFHQQVGPQQTSTFYQHWQQDIALLKQLNHNSFRTSISWARLIPNGRGEVNPEAVDFYNGVIDELLAQGITPFINLFHFDMPTVMQEQGGWESRYVVEAYAEYADTCFRLFGDRVQHWFTFNEPIVPVEGGYLYDFHYPNVVDFKRAATVAYHTVIAHALAVKKYRQRELGGEIGIILNLTPSYPRSENPADVKAANIADLMFNRSFLDPALRGEYPAELVSLLKDYDQLPDCQPGDSALIVEGKVDLLGINYYQPRRIKCRDSRVNPDAPFMPEWLFDYYQMPGCKMNPHRGWEIYEPGIYDILTNLRENYDNPRCFISENGMGVENEQRFSQNGQINDDYRIEFVSEHLKWVHKALAEGSHCLGYHMWTFIDNWSWCNAYKNRYGFVQLDLKTQQRIVKKSGEWFAATASNQGFDEVAKND is encoded by the coding sequence ATGAAGTATCAATTTCCACGTGATTTTTGGTGGGGCAGCGCTAGCTCCGCGCCGCAAACCGAAGGTGAGAGTCTGAACGGTGGCAAAAGTGCCACAATCTGGGACACTTGGTTTGATAAGCAGCCAGGGCGTTTTCATCAGCAAGTTGGGCCACAGCAGACATCAACTTTTTATCAGCATTGGCAACAAGATATCGCGTTACTGAAGCAGTTGAATCATAACAGCTTTCGCACCTCAATTTCGTGGGCGCGTTTGATACCAAATGGCCGGGGTGAAGTTAACCCAGAGGCAGTGGATTTCTATAATGGCGTGATTGACGAATTGCTGGCACAAGGGATAACCCCGTTTATCAATTTGTTCCATTTTGATATGCCGACAGTCATGCAAGAACAAGGGGGCTGGGAGAGTCGCTATGTGGTTGAGGCTTATGCCGAATACGCTGATACCTGCTTCCGCTTATTTGGGGATCGCGTACAGCACTGGTTTACGTTCAATGAGCCTATCGTGCCTGTTGAAGGTGGTTATCTGTACGATTTCCATTACCCCAATGTGGTGGATTTCAAACGGGCGGCAACGGTGGCTTACCACACTGTAATAGCCCATGCTCTTGCGGTAAAAAAATACCGCCAGCGCGAATTAGGCGGCGAGATCGGTATTATTTTAAACCTGACGCCATCTTATCCTCGTTCTGAGAATCCTGCTGACGTCAAAGCGGCTAATATCGCGGATTTAATGTTTAACCGGAGTTTCCTTGACCCTGCATTACGTGGTGAATATCCTGCAGAGCTTGTCTCTCTGCTGAAAGATTACGATCAATTACCGGATTGCCAGCCTGGTGATAGTGCATTAATTGTTGAAGGGAAGGTTGATTTACTTGGCATTAATTATTATCAGCCACGCAGAATAAAGTGCCGTGATAGTCGAGTGAATCCTGATGCGCCATTTATGCCTGAATGGCTATTTGATTATTACCAAATGCCGGGATGCAAAATGAACCCGCATCGCGGTTGGGAAATTTATGAGCCCGGTATTTATGACATCCTGACTAACCTTCGAGAGAATTACGATAATCCGCGCTGCTTTATTTCAGAAAATGGCATGGGCGTTGAAAATGAACAGCGATTTAGCCAGAACGGGCAGATTAATGATGATTACCGCATTGAGTTTGTCTCTGAACATTTAAAATGGGTACATAAAGCATTAGCCGAAGGCAGCCATTGCTTGGGTTACCATATGTGGACGTTTATTGATAACTGGTCATGGTGCAATGCCTATAAAAACCGTTATGGTTTCGTCCAGCTAGATTTGAAAACTCAGCAACGGATTGTGAAAAAGAGTGGTGAATGGTTTGCTGCAACGGCTAGCAATCAAGGTTTTGATGAGGTAGCGAAAAATGATTGA
- a CDS encoding PTS sugar transporter subunit IIB produces MKKIMLCCSAGMSTSMLVKKMLAEAATRGLEVQIDAFGASEFNEQFSRYQVVLLGPQVKYMQRDLAAIAEPFGIPVMTIDMMDYGMQRGDKVLDFALSLINAVK; encoded by the coding sequence ATGAAAAAAATAATGTTGTGCTGCTCCGCAGGGATGTCCACGAGTATGCTAGTCAAAAAAATGTTGGCAGAGGCTGCAACACGTGGGTTAGAGGTTCAGATTGATGCTTTTGGTGCTAGCGAATTCAATGAGCAATTCAGCCGCTATCAGGTTGTGCTGTTGGGGCCGCAGGTGAAGTACATGCAACGAGATTTGGCTGCGATAGCTGAACCTTTCGGTATTCCAGTGATGACTATCGACATGATGGATTACGGCATGCAACGCGGTGATAAGGTGCTCGATTTCGCCTTATCTCTTATTAATGCAGTGAAATAA
- a CDS encoding PTS lactose/cellobiose transporter subunit IIA: MIDLEEAVMEIIVNAGQARSLCFEALRAAREGDFTQAHALLAESDGFTKAAHRMQTKLIEQDAGEAKTPMTLIMVHAQDHLMTSLLARELTNELVLLYQRG, encoded by the coding sequence ATGATTGATCTTGAAGAAGCTGTCATGGAGATCATCGTCAATGCAGGCCAGGCGAGGAGCCTGTGCTTTGAAGCCTTGCGTGCCGCCAGGGAGGGGGATTTCACGCAGGCGCATGCACTCTTAGCCGAATCTGATGGGTTTACTAAAGCGGCTCATCGCATGCAAACCAAACTGATTGAACAAGATGCGGGGGAAGCTAAAACCCCGATGACGCTAATTATGGTCCATGCTCAGGACCATTTAATGACATCGTTATTAGCCCGTGAATTAACCAATGAATTAGTCCTATTGTATCAGCGGGGATAA
- a CDS encoding PTS sugar transporter subunit IIC gives MSSLYQTMVGMIEQTITPLAGRLGQQKYIIAIRDGFTSALPFMIIGSFMLVFIFPPFSADTTWGFARAWLNFSSTYRNELMLPFNLSMGVMTFFISVGIGASLGRQYKLDPIMTGLLALMSFLLVAAPYSDGHISTQYFSGQGIFTAIITAVYSTELYAFLKRRNITIRLPKEVPTGVARSFEILIPVVAVVGTLHPLNLFIESSTGMIIPEAIMHLLAPLVSASDSLPAILLSVLLCQILWFAGIHGALIVTGIMNPFWMTNLALNQAALAAGAPLPHIYLQGFWDHYLLIGGVGSTLPLAFLLLRSKAIHLRTIGKMGIVPSFFNINEPILFGAPIIMNPVFFLPFIFVPMINATLAYIATKLGWIAQVVSLTPWTTPAPIGASWAANWAFSPVVMCLLCMVFSAVMYYPFLKAYERSLLKADEEKEQQLSFAESAETR, from the coding sequence ATGAGTTCTCTTTACCAAACAATGGTTGGGATGATAGAGCAAACCATCACGCCGCTGGCTGGGCGGTTAGGACAACAAAAATATATTATCGCGATCCGCGACGGCTTTACCTCAGCATTACCCTTTATGATCATCGGCTCATTTATGTTGGTCTTTATCTTCCCACCATTTTCCGCTGATACCACATGGGGTTTTGCCCGCGCATGGCTGAATTTCTCCAGCACTTATCGTAATGAATTGATGTTGCCTTTCAATCTCAGCATGGGCGTCATGACCTTCTTCATCTCCGTGGGAATTGGTGCCAGCTTGGGGCGGCAATATAAATTGGACCCCATCATGACGGGTCTATTGGCATTGATGTCATTCCTGCTAGTGGCAGCACCTTATTCTGACGGTCATATCTCTACTCAATATTTCTCCGGCCAAGGGATTTTTACTGCCATTATCACGGCGGTTTACTCCACTGAACTCTATGCCTTTTTAAAACGCCGCAATATCACCATTCGTCTACCGAAAGAAGTCCCGACAGGGGTGGCTCGTTCCTTTGAGATTCTCATTCCGGTGGTGGCGGTCGTTGGTACGTTGCATCCACTGAATTTATTCATCGAATCATCTACCGGAATGATAATTCCAGAAGCGATTATGCATTTGCTGGCACCTTTGGTTTCAGCGTCAGATTCGCTGCCAGCCATATTATTGTCGGTATTACTTTGCCAAATTTTGTGGTTCGCCGGCATTCATGGTGCATTGATTGTTACGGGTATTATGAACCCATTCTGGATGACCAATCTGGCACTGAATCAGGCTGCGTTAGCCGCAGGTGCACCTCTGCCACATATCTATCTACAAGGCTTTTGGGATCACTACTTACTGATTGGCGGTGTCGGCTCTACGTTGCCACTGGCCTTCCTATTACTTCGTAGCAAAGCTATTCACTTGCGTACTATTGGCAAGATGGGGATTGTGCCGAGTTTCTTTAATATCAACGAACCGATTTTATTCGGTGCACCGATCATCATGAACCCTGTGTTCTTCCTGCCCTTCATCTTTGTGCCGATGATCAACGCCACATTGGCGTATATCGCCACCAAGTTAGGTTGGATAGCGCAAGTGGTGTCATTAACACCTTGGACAACCCCAGCACCGATTGGCGCTTCTTGGGCGGCAAACTGGGCCTTCAGTCCTGTCGTTATGTGTCTATTATGTATGGTGTTCTCTGCGGTGATGTATTACCCCTTCCTCAAAGCTTATGAGCGCAGCCTGCTGAAAGCGGATGAAGAAAAAGAGCAACAACTGAGCTTTGCTGAATCAGCCGAAACTCGCTAA
- a CDS encoding MFS transporter: MANQSTHHAGVEVKESWVPMITIAMAQILMSFNVASLPVALGGMVKSFNVPPTTIATAIVMYSLSVAGFVMLGAKLNQRFGPLVVFRGTVLLFGIAQVMMTFSPNATVMISAQALSGLAGAALVPALVALIAENYRGTQQATALGALGSARAGAGVAAFLIGGILGTHIGWRPAFGILIVLSAIIFVLSFRLKADKGRPEVGIDIIGVILAAAAIILLSFGFNNLNRWGFGLVRDGAPFDLMGFSPAPFMIVLGIVLGQAFVVWTRRRQEQGKTPLLALEVITSSTEKAAVFAMFSVVALEAMLNFSVPLYIQIVQGSTPMATAIAMMPFNLSVFFSAMLIVRFYKKLTPRKIGRYGFITCTIALLWLAFVVRNNWSEFAVLIGLVIFGLAQGALVTLLFNVLVSASPKELAGDVGSLRGTTNNLANAIGTAVAGALLVGLLSANVMRGVAETPILTAELQAQVNMDSINFVSNDRLQGVLAQTNATPEQVVEAVRVNEEARLRALKFGLLIMALLSLVAIFPAGRLPDYLPGELPADNLDPKANK, from the coding sequence ATGGCGAATCAATCTACTCATCATGCAGGTGTGGAAGTCAAAGAGTCCTGGGTGCCGATGATCACCATCGCAATGGCTCAGATTTTAATGTCATTCAACGTTGCCTCTCTGCCTGTTGCTTTGGGTGGAATGGTCAAAAGCTTCAATGTGCCGCCGACGACAATTGCGACCGCGATCGTGATGTACTCACTGTCCGTTGCCGGTTTCGTAATGCTGGGTGCCAAACTCAACCAGCGTTTTGGGCCGTTAGTGGTGTTTCGCGGTACCGTTTTACTGTTTGGTATTGCGCAGGTGATGATGACATTCAGTCCGAATGCCACCGTGATGATCAGCGCGCAGGCACTGAGTGGTTTAGCGGGCGCAGCGTTAGTCCCTGCATTAGTTGCGTTGATTGCTGAAAACTACCGTGGTACACAACAGGCTACCGCACTCGGGGCTTTGGGTTCTGCTCGCGCAGGCGCAGGCGTGGCGGCGTTTCTTATTGGCGGGATTCTTGGTACACATATCGGTTGGCGTCCTGCGTTTGGTATTTTGATTGTGTTGTCGGCAATCATTTTTGTACTGAGCTTCCGTCTAAAAGCCGATAAAGGCCGCCCAGAAGTGGGCATTGATATTATCGGTGTGATTCTGGCGGCGGCGGCGATTATTTTGCTGTCATTTGGTTTTAACAACCTAAACCGTTGGGGCTTTGGTCTAGTCCGTGACGGTGCGCCTTTTGATCTCATGGGTTTTTCACCTGCACCCTTTATGATTGTACTGGGTATCGTACTAGGGCAGGCGTTTGTGGTTTGGACGCGTCGCCGCCAAGAACAAGGTAAGACACCATTACTGGCACTGGAAGTTATCACGTCATCCACGGAAAAGGCCGCGGTATTTGCCATGTTCTCGGTCGTGGCATTAGAAGCAATGCTCAATTTCTCTGTTCCGTTGTATATCCAGATAGTGCAGGGCAGTACGCCAATGGCCACCGCAATCGCGATGATGCCGTTTAACTTGTCTGTGTTCTTCTCAGCCATGCTGATTGTCCGTTTCTACAAAAAACTCACGCCGCGTAAAATCGGCCGTTATGGCTTTATCACTTGTACTATTGCTTTACTGTGGTTGGCATTTGTCGTGCGCAACAACTGGAGTGAGTTCGCAGTACTGATCGGTCTGGTCATCTTCGGTCTTGCTCAAGGTGCATTGGTGACTTTGCTATTCAACGTGTTGGTCAGTGCATCACCGAAGGAACTGGCTGGCGATGTTGGGTCATTGCGTGGCACGACGAATAACTTAGCCAATGCCATCGGTACTGCGGTCGCCGGTGCTTTGTTGGTGGGCTTGTTAAGCGCTAATGTGATGCGTGGCGTGGCTGAAACACCGATTCTAACGGCTGAGCTTCAGGCTCAGGTCAATATGGATAGCATTAACTTCGTCAGCAATGATCGCCTGCAAGGTGTGTTAGCGCAAACGAACGCTACCCCTGAGCAGGTTGTCGAAGCGGTACGCGTGAATGAAGAAGCACGTTTACGCGCACTGAAGTTCGGTTTGTTGATTATGGCGCTGTTATCTCTCGTGGCAATCTTCCCTGCGGGTCGCTTACCTGACTATCTACCAGGTGAATTACCTGCCGATAATCTGGATCCGAAAGCCAATAAATAA
- a CDS encoding LacI family DNA-binding transcriptional regulator yields the protein MSTINDVSRLANVSKATVSRVLSGSRGVKEESRLAVMKAVEVLNYKPNVIAQFLTAQSTGCVGVICATEHIQQTTSYLFALEKQFSQHQKHLLLRFADNSVGVANAVTELANGLCDAIIIIGARFPLPAPDEKTIMIDCLESSTPNSILFDHSFAAETACHYLVSQGRRHIALLNHASGTVAEQTLLGYQRALENYLIPYNRNLVMGSVNASSEALQTLLNNGAQFNALLVMDEIEAQKAIALLHLFKRTVPDKVMVFSLDGSVQLPGVPAVPAIEYSLETLARRVVDLIDSRAGKHMNPQVFRGNLVVPHGLTE from the coding sequence ATGTCGACTATTAATGATGTATCGCGGTTAGCCAACGTATCTAAAGCCACTGTGTCGCGCGTGTTGAGCGGGTCGCGCGGTGTCAAGGAAGAGAGCCGTTTGGCTGTTATGAAGGCAGTCGAAGTTCTAAACTATAAGCCGAATGTGATTGCCCAATTTCTGACGGCGCAGTCAACCGGCTGTGTTGGTGTGATTTGCGCGACTGAACACATTCAGCAAACGACCAGTTATCTTTTTGCTTTAGAAAAGCAGTTTAGCCAGCATCAAAAACACTTATTACTTCGCTTTGCCGATAACAGTGTTGGGGTCGCCAATGCGGTGACAGAGTTGGCCAATGGCCTGTGTGATGCCATTATTATCATCGGAGCACGCTTTCCACTACCCGCCCCCGATGAAAAAACCATCATGATTGATTGCCTCGAATCTTCGACGCCTAACAGTATTTTATTCGATCACTCTTTTGCAGCAGAAACAGCTTGCCACTATTTGGTCAGTCAGGGGCGTCGGCATATTGCGCTATTAAATCATGCCTCAGGTACGGTGGCAGAACAGACGCTATTAGGTTATCAGCGGGCGCTGGAAAACTACCTGATTCCCTATAACCGTAATTTGGTGATGGGCAGTGTTAATGCCTCCTCCGAAGCATTACAGACGCTATTGAACAATGGCGCGCAGTTTAATGCCCTGTTGGTCATGGACGAGATTGAAGCCCAGAAAGCGATTGCCCTATTACATCTGTTTAAACGTACCGTTCCCGATAAAGTGATGGTTTTCAGTCTGGACGGTTCCGTACAATTACCGGGTGTTCCGGCGGTGCCCGCTATCGAGTATTCGCTAGAGACATTGGCTAGGAGAGTGGTCGATTTGATTGATTCCCGTGCGGGCAAACATATGAATCCACAAGTGTTTCGAGGTAATCTAGTCGTCCCACATGGATTAACCGAGTAA